The stretch of DNA TGATGACTTTCATAGGGTTCCTGCCGGTTTAAAGGCCCTGTCCTGCTTGTGAACGGGTTGGTTGTATCACAGCGCAGTACCCATTTGTGGCTACTGAATGCTGGAAAAGTGAGCAAggaagtgaatatttttttttagcttaaattGAAAAACAGGTGCTGACTTAGTTACTAGACAACTTCCAGACATGCTTGAAATAACTGCGGCAAGGAATCTAATcaattgtaaattttttaaatttatttatttgcaaggcagacttGTAAAGGCACAGatttttacatctgctggttcactccccaaatggccacagtggttggagctgagctgtctgaagccaggagtcagaagcttcatccaggtctcccaagtgggtgcagagccccagcaCATGGACCacacttctctgctttcccagttaccttagggttgcaagtggagcagccagaattggaACCTGTGTCCATAAGTGATGCTGACCCACTACACCATAGAGCCAGCCTCTAAACTTAAATTTAACAATATTTAAATTCCTAAAATTGAGTTGAATTTTGAATGTACTTTAAGTGTAAAATGCACACTAGATCTTGAAAACTTAAATTGGAAAAAAGAATGCAAGATGTCTAATTAGTATATTCAGTATTTAGTTTGAACTAAATAAAGTTTGCATATGGATCAAAACATgcctttttaatgtgtttattagAAAAATTACATTATATTTCTAGTGGGTGGGGCAGCTTAGAGTAACAAATGCTTTAAACTTTCAGAACAAAATGTACTAATTCAGAGCCAAAAAATTCCAGtccaggaaaaaatgaaaaagtgacagaaaaaaaacagaagaaaaagtttTTCCACCATTTGTATTCCTAAAGAAAGGAAATCCCCACTTCAGGTGTTCTCAGAATGAAAGTAGTTAGGTTTTACTCCTCACAAGAAGTGCTGTGAAATTTAGCTCTGTGTTTTAAGCAAGTGGCTGTGTTTTTCCACCTCATCTGAGGAGGAAAGCAATGTGCTCTTCCAGGCCCTTTGATGTCTTGCTTATACTTTCAGAAGCAGACAAAACCGAGACCATAAAGTGGGTGCCAAGTCTGACCACAAAGTCCAACATTAAAGTCCTTTTCCATGTTCCATCGCAGAGCTACCAGGGCGTTCCGGTGGCCGAAGCTGGAGAGAGGAATTGGTTCTAGCAACTGAATCTAATTGTTGCGGTTCAGAGTTACACACCAATGAACTACTTTGTATTTAGAAAAGTGATTTTAGAAGATACTCATTCagcaacataattttaaaataagagccttattttttattctaaattAAATCAAACATATATACAATGGGCAGCAGACATTTGAGTCAGTGAGTTGACTCTTCCTAGAACATCCACATGCAGTGCCAGAGTGCCCAGGCCAAGTCCGAGTCCCAGCTTCTGTTTGCAATTGTTTACTGTGAAAATACCTCCCAGGGCAGCAGGTGAGAGCGCCTGgcctccacctggcccagccctggctgtcatgggcatttggagaataaacagctgaaagatctctctctctctccctctcctctcagtcttactttcaaatacaatgaaacattCTTTAAATCCTTTGAAATGATACAGCCAAAGAGACAGATTTGTGGCCTAAGGGAGAAAACAGATACATGTTGcaggctggttctgcctttgAATCATTTCAGCTCCGCGCATCAGATGTGCCGTTTgttgttatttatctgaaaaatgaGCACCAGCTGCTTATCATTAACAGCTCCAGAATAAAAAAATCCATGAACAGGCCAAGATCCGACCTTGAAGTGAGCATGCTCTGCACATCTAAAGCATCCGGGTTTGGCCCTACTGATCAGACATTCCCAACAGGCCAGACTGATCACCTGTCTCCTGATTGCATCCCTCTAGAGTAGAACAAAACAGTACAAAGGAAAAGCAGATTATACACCCAAGTTGTACACATCCATGTTTAGGCACACATTTCTGTGCCTTCAGTTAACGCTGGGTCAACCATTTCCGTCCGACAGCGGACATTACATCTAAAACCCCAGCTTAGAAAGGTCTAAATCTAACGGAGGTCTACACTGCTGAGCAATTGTGGTCACTCTGCATCTGTCGCCCAACTCAAcgactgggcagagctgggctaccTTGGGCGGCCACTGAAGATGATGTCTCAACAGAAAACCCCAGCATtggagaaaatacaaataaaaacgcTTAAACCCAACTGTTACTTTTTCTGCCCAAGAACTGAGGAAAAAAATGCCGACTTTTCCTGCCAGCTCGCTTAAGCGCCATTTTCCCTCAATCACACAACGAAGCAAAAAAGACTTCCTTCCAGCCCCCAAAGCACCTGCATGGTTTCCCGAACGATCCAAGACCCCAGCCAGTGCTGGCAGCTCTCTCATGACAAAGAAGGTGGCTCTGAAAAGAGCCTTTGGGTGTGACGGGTCTATGAAAGATGGTCTACTTGGAGCTGGTGTACTTGGTGACGGCCTTGGTGCCCTCGGACACGGCGTGCTTGGCCAGTTCGCCGGGCAGCAGCAGGCGCACGGCCGTCTGGATCTCCCGGGACGTGATGGTCGAGCGCTTGTTGTAGTGCGCCAGGCGCGACGCCTCGCCCGCGATGCGCTCGAAGATGTCGTTGACGAACGAGTTCATGATGCCCATGGCCTTGGACGAGATGCCCGTGTCCGGGTGCACCTGCTTCAGCACCTTGTACACGTACACCGAATAGCTCTCCTTGCGGCTGCGCTTGCGCTTCTTGCCGTCCTTCTTCTGCGCCTTGGTCACCGCCTTCTTGGAGCCCTTCTTCGGGGCAGGAGCGGATTTCGCAGGGTCAGGCATTTTGCAATACAACCACAAACGAACTGGAGGCAAAGGGCCGTGTGTTGTTTTTCTATAGTATCGTGTATGCAAATGAAGTGAAAGTGATGTCTGTGTTTGATTGGTACTTGTTCAGACTACGCCAAAGGGGAACTCTGTCCAATCAGGATGTGTAAGTAAAAAAGCTCATTCCCCATTGgttaaaatgaaatttcaaatgtTGACCAATGACACACCTTGTTTTTCGCGCCCAGTGAGGGCTATAAGTACTGCCAGCTTTTCAGCTTAGGTTTACCAGCTACTTGCGGAGCATACTATCTAATCATGTCTGGACGCGGGAAGCAGGGCGGCAAGGCGCGCGCCAAGGCCAAGACGCGGTCGTCCCGGGCCGGGCTGCAGTTCCCCGTGGGCCGCGTGCACCGGCTGCTGCGCAAGGGCAACTACGCCGAGCGCGTGGGCGCCGGCGCGCCCGTCTACCTGGCGGCCGTGCTCGAGTACCTGACGGCCGAGATCCTCGAGCTGGCGGGCAACGCGGCGCGCGACAACAAGAAGACGCGCATCATCCCGCGCCACCTGCAGCTCGCCATCCGCAACGACGAGGAGCTCAACAAGCTGCTGGGCAAGGTCACCATCGCGCAGGGCGGCGTGCTGCCCAACATCCAGGCCGTGCTGCTGCCCAAGAAGACCGAGAGCCACCACAAGGCCAAGTGAGTCGGGGAGTCGCCCAAGAAGAACAACGGCTCTTTTCAGAGCCACCCACTTTTTTTCCCAGAAGGAGCTGGAACACTGTTTAGTGTCGGTCTTGGTGGTAATGGAGGCTGGGCATTTGAGGATAGTGTGCAGCCGCTCAGCTGTCTTGGATGTGACTTCAGTGTGGTCTCTGAAACATGCTTGCAGGGGCAACAAACGGGGTGTTCTATGAGCAGTTTTCTGTCTCGGGCAGGATCAGGTGTGGGATGTGCCAGCTGCTTCCTAAGCAATAGCCTGTGGTTACGGAAAGTAACTTCTACTTCAGCTGTTTCCACTTTGCCTAATTAACTGGAAACAAAGCTGAACTTCGAACTTAATTTGTGCCTCTTTCCAGGAACACGTGCTCGTTTTGTGTTAAAGTTGTAGGCCTGGCTACCGCTGAGTCATGCCCCCATCCCTGGTGGGTCATACAAACTAACTTTAGATGGGGAGACAAAGATGTTCCCAGAGGGGAGAAAGTGAAATTGGAGCACAGTGCAAGCTGTAGAAGGGGCAAGTGCGAGCGAGCTGAGCGGTGTTGGCCGATGGGAGATTCAGGGATTCAGAAAAAAGAGAAGTCGGGAGATACCAGAAAGTCTGCATCTAGGAGgaacacctgggaggcagtgggtacCTCAGCGCTGTGAGGGCTTGTGGGTGTAAATGTGGGCCATGTAAAAGCAGCTTCTTCGTTATTTTGGGATGAAGTCCTACCTTGAGATATTACCCATCAGCCTTGAAGCCACAGGCAGCTGTGCCCTGTAGACTTAGGTAGAAATGTTAAGGGGAGAAGTTGAAAGATTTCCAGAAAGTTTCATGATCACATTAGTGTTAACAAATGCCAAAGAAGAAAACTTAGGCTTCACTTCAAATAATGGCTTACGTTTTAAACTATCCTCTGAGGTCAGTAACAACACACCCTTAAAAACAGGAATCGCAAATACTTGTAAAGACACCTTGAGCATTTTTGAAGTACATTACACTCTTCCTGCCATCCCACCTGTCCCCACTTCATCCAATGATCCTTGATCATTGGGAACAGTTAAAAAGATCTAACGTGAAGGCTTAAACCGCAAAGTGGGTGCTATTACTGGTGGTAAGATCTATGGAATGTGTGTTGTGTGGGCCACAAGGATGCTTGACTaagaacaaaatgcagttttataTCAGGCTGACCTGGCCAGGTTCGACTCACTAGCGAAATTATCAAAGGAACTTGGTAAGTCCTTGCAGGTGTGAATCGGTGTTTCCGTTAAGAAAATCGGTCATGTTTTGTGGGAAATCTGCCCCAGGGTCTCTGCCTGCCACCTGGTGGGCAAGACCTAGAGTTTATCTGCCCTGGTCTAAGGTTTAAGTACTTCCAACCCTGTGTATAGGACGTGACCTCTGATATGATTGGAAGGTCAACAGGATTAGGTATGCCTTTCATGCAATCACAATGTCATATGAAAACAGCCTCTTACCCGCCCTTCTTAGACCTTTATAAACCTGGAACTTGGGCTGAGTAaacggacattcctcaccagcttgtccagTGAGGGACACTGTTTGCCTCAAGCTcggtgaccttggggcctgctggcaggactcaaacccaagaatGTTTTGCTGGCTGTCTGAGAAGTTAGCTGCCAGGATAACTTTGTTGAACTCCTGTGAGTCAATACCTCTTTGCCGGTGAAGTTATAACCTTTCATGTAATTAAAATGCAACTGTGCCTCCGGGCCTGCCAGCTGCTATTGGGACAAAGTATGTTTATGCAGCCCTGAGTTAAAATGTCCACTCTTTTTGTATGCAAGTTATTGATCTACTATGAGGAGGCTTGGTGATAGATTACTAAACAAAATAGATTCCTTGTATCTTGGTTCCCCCTggcaagggagctgggtcacaccTTGATCACTGAGCTCTGGTAACACATCACGACATGCATTCGGGGCACCGAGTGGAGCACAGGAAGAGTTCCCTGTGAACTGATGCTGAAGTGAGTCAACGCTCCCATGGTGCAGAGGCAGGTGACCAGGGCCTTCCTGGCAGGAGGGCCCCCAGAGCTGTGGGCACTGGAGAAAAACGTGTTCTCATGTCATTCTTGGGTAAGCCATAAGGCCCTTCTTGACCAAGCAGAGGGGCGGGTCCTCACAGACTGGTTCCGCCAGGATGCCTAGAGGTTCTGACCTGGAGCAAGTCCAAGCAGTacctctctcatgtgggtgagtGAGGACCATGCTTTCTGAAAGTGGCCAAGGGACATGGGTGAAGCAGGAGTTGGCACGTCTTGCCCATGTCAGAGGGAGCATCAGGTTCAGAAAATTCCACGTAATGAAAACTCATTTTATTCCTATTGGCTTGTTTGACTGAGTTGGAAGAGGCAGATAAGGGAGGTATAGGTCTTCTGGGTCATTCTAAAGAGAGGTGACAATGTGAAGTTTCTTAGATGACCAAAGTAGAACATTCCTGAGaggttttgaaaggaagagccCTGTGGCAGGAGGCTCCAGATGACTGGCTGTGACCACCTTTCGGTCAGTGCTTTCCACTACGGCTGCGTGGCAGCTGTGTGTGGGAAGCAGAAATTATTTCAGAGGGAACCCTGGGCAAAACGGAACAGACTTAACTGGAGCTGAAGGATGCTGGGGGCAtggtttttctttgttctttattttacttttactcaaaaaagcagagttacagaaagaaggagacacaaaaagagatcttccatctgctggttcacttctcacgtAGCCgcgatggccagaactgagccaacctcaagccaggaacttcttccaggtcccccatgcaggtgcagggtcccaaggctttggcctgtcctccactgctggatcagaagtggaacagccaggacacaaatctgcatccatctgggatgctggcacctcaggcttAGTCTACTGTGTCATGGTGCTGGCCTCTCTCTAGTACTTCCAATACCCCAAGACCAATGGTTATTTTGGGTTTGATGTTGGGTAGACACACTAAAGCAGAAACTGAATAATAAGGAAAACAATCCTGAACTTCGTTTAAACACTGTAGACTTGAGGAAATGACCCAGAGTACCTACCCAGAGAAGAAAGAGTTCTTCATGATGATGTTTCTTAAAACACAGAAATGTTGGTCAGCCATTACAGTGCTGAGAAAGCGTAAGCTCTGGTACTTTGGAAATAAGAGCAACTTGCTTGGGAAAAGACATAGGGGCACAAATAGAATGGCTTTACTTCTGACCCTTTTGTGTGCAGAGGGAGTTCATGAGGGACAAGTGGTAGGAGCAGAAGAGAGCCGACCCGAGCAGaaaggaagggcagagagacacagcACAGGCTTGCCAGGAAGCCCCCTGCAGAGCTGGCACAGCTGAGCACAGCACTCTGAGGACACACACTCCGCTCTCTCCGGGGTCGGGGTCAGGCAGATCCCTGGTGTGCTGTATCACAGTCTGTCCGCTCGGTTACACATAAACGAGGACAGGGCTCAGGTATGCACTGTCTACAAGACCAGCTGCTGTCAATTCTTTTGCAACCAGTGAATAACAAACTCAGATCTAGGACTGAGACAAGCACCTTGGTATTGTGGCTCTCTTACCATCCTGAGAAGTCTGCTCAGGGCTGTGTCCTAGTGAGCAGACTAGAGTCCCAAGATGTCACAGAATCAATGGGTAACACGGAGTGAGGGAGAGGGATGAAGGCCCAGTCTGTGATCTGCTCACACAGTAGAGAGCCTGCCTGCCTGTGCACCATAGGGTTGGCAGTGGAAAGCACATGTTTGTATGCGGTGTGTCAGGCTTGCTGGCTGTGTGGCTTTGAATGTCACTAGGAATTAAAGTACAAGATTAAATATTTGCACATTTCCTTTAGGTCCTAGGGGGAACAGCCACAGCAGTCAGTTTATGATCGTGTGCTGGGAGCACCTTCTAGAACCTGTCAACCTTGCTGGCAGCGGAAAGACAGCAGAAACCTGTGCCGCTTCGTCTTGTGGACACATGACTCTGTGTCTCAATGCACTCTGAACTGTGCAGGTGTCCTTGGACGGTGGCAGCTCAGCAAGGTCCAAACCACAGATCGCGTCTTTGCTGTTAACTGCCTACCATCCCAGCCGGGTGTTGGAAGGCCTTCACCTATCTGATTAGCAGACAGGAAGCCCTGTCTCACATTATCACTGCAAGTCTCTGGATTCACGGGAAAGAGGACACCCATTGCTCACTAATTTCAGGCGCATAGCTAAAAGGTTGAAGCTCAAAATAAGTCTCCCCATCCAGAGAGGTTTGGGAATTTGTGGAGTTAGGGTCCTGATCTGCCTGAAGCAAAGCCGGTGGAGCCTGGgctgagaggaaaggaaaagggTCAAATATTTTGAACACGGGTGCTGACAAATCCTGTCTTTCTGTGCATCATATACTCACAGATAGCTGCTGAAATATCACAGGAGGTATGACACAAAGTGTGTCACTTACCACAGTAACCAACTACAGTAGCAGTAGGCAATTGGAAGTGGTGTGCACACGCTCCAGTGACAAGGTTGGCTCTAAAGGTTCTGTCCAGTTACATCCAGGACTCTGGAAAAGAGCTCAGTGAGAACATCCAAGCCCACTGACATCTTGGTCACACCCTCAAATGGGTGGTACAAGAGTTGCTCAGCCCTGCGCCAGATTGGGCAGCAGCTTCCGCCAGTGCAAACTGGAATGTATCAATGCCCAGTGATGTATATCAAAGCTCAATggtatgtgggacagaccagaccagtccactgtatttgctggcaggcacaggagcaAGGGCTGGGGGGCTGGTCCTGTGGGGATTACtgagggttgctctgactgggctgcagccccccctggtgtacatgagggatgagcgtgtgctgggcagggctgggctggactgcagtacccattggtttgcagagaAATGAGGGCAAaagaaattgatcaactaccccagtgaagcttgacagcaaactcctgggcagatggagaccgtgaggtggactgtgtcagccaatggaccttggaaggacgtCCTCATCTTTGAGCAATggtatcaacagcatctcagaactattgaaacaacttgagcagaaccctgacagcatgctccacatcggggaccctgggatgacatgggGTACTGAGATGGTTGGGAGTCTGGACGTGGTGTCTCCCATTGTATCTCCCTCCCtaagatataggaagaagaaaaaagaagttgtctgacaaagagaggggaaggaggagaggggaggaatcCGGGGGTGAGGGAAGTATGGTGGTCTCCTTGGAATTGTAtggaatgcatgaaatctgttctctgtatattaataaaattttttaaagaaaaaaaaaaaagaattgctcagCCATTCCCTAACTGGTTGAgggaccaccaatggggaacatcttcccTGCAGGTTctcgcccaacaaggaggggtcagggagcACAAAAATCTATGGTGTCTCTCCGTCTCCGTTCAAGAGGCAGCCCACCTCTCGGCTCTCTCCTGGTACTGGCGTTCCTCCTCCGTCTTCTACATTCACCGACATTTTATGTCCATGCTGAGCTGAAGAAACAACCCAttgagcttttctggtaacacttgagagctttttttgttttgttttgttttttgtagaaGCACCTGTTGCGGGAATGCAGGTTGCTATGCGACAAGTGGGCTGTTGGCGTGATAGGCAGCCAGGGGCTCTTGCTGTGGTCTCTGCAGCCATTGTGTGGGTGCTCGTTTCCAATGGGACAGGCAGGCTTGTGTCTTAGGATTGAGGTTTCCTTTAACAGAGTAAGGTATGAAGGTACAAACTCTCCTGTGAGATTGGGGGAGGCccgaggaaagcagaagatgcttTCATAACGGCATGCAACAGTCTCACCAGCAGGCTGGAAAGCAAGCCAGTGTGGCACACGTCCAGGTCCTGCTCAGAGCCCAGGAACACTACAGGAGGTCTCGCTagggtcttaggcagctagttcaggatcaCGACCTTGGAAGCCACTCCTCCCCGACCTGTGCAGTCCTGTCTGTCCGCCTGTGACACTCATCACCAGGAGCATGAGGGGGCAGTACTGTATTGTGAGCCACACCCTTCAGAAGCCGCTGTAAAGGCCCATGATGGGGAAAGGCTCACTCTGGGTTGCATGTTTCCATCACTCTCGCACTCCGACTCTTGGACTCCCCAACACCAGCTTGCTTTCTGGCCTCCTGCGGACAGACTCCGAGGACAAgcagcccctgaacatggcccctgtatgtctgtattcctcaccctctgttaaCCGCTTCGGCAAGTCAGTGAAGACgcaaatgctaagatgtttcCTATCTCTAATGTGTGTGTACTTtggagagttccaggagaggtgagggctAGCAGTAATGAAATgcggacagagaagccagggaagaaCGCTTCGCTGCATGTCTCGTAGGATAACGTACATGGGTCTCATGGtcatgaccatttgttcctctcagagttttgattcagactggattgccatggTGACTCTTCATCTGCTAATTTCCAGTGGGCACTGCCATtgccaaacttggttaataaactcctcaatacatcctagacttgtctggtgtgcTCTCTCTCGCATCCGCAACAGCCTCCGCTCTCAAAGAAAGCTCCCCAGGAAAAGTCCTCTCCACTCGGCAGCCACTTGGTTGCCCAGCCTGGTAATTAAGTCATCGCCCAAGGACGCTCAGGGCAACTCCTGGAGGCTGTGCCACCTTCATGCTCTACAGCCCAGTCTGTGGATGGTGGTCAAGCTCGTTTTCCCACCTCCGCAGTAACATAGTGGAAAGGTTTGCGGCACCTCAGGGCTGTAAAGGAGTCGTAGGAGAGTGGGAGTAACTGTTGGTCTTGCACAGAAAATGTGAGTTTAAAGTCTTCCTTTTTATCTCCCTGCAGAACACAAATTCCATAGTGGCAGAAATTGACTGTGATTTTTGTTCATCATTCTCTCTGCAGCCCGTAGAGAAGAACATGAAACACATTCAGTCCCCATTTGTGGACAAAATGAATTAACGGAAAATTGAAAGTGTGTTGCAATATCCAAACTGTCCTCTAGGGGGAGATAGTCGCCATGAGATAGGAATTTAACTCATTAcaattaaaatcaaattaaaatcctGCACCAAAGAGAACATTTTGCCAATGTTGCTGTTTCCTGCTCGTCAGAGTTCAAAAGGACAAAAATGCTTTTCTTGTAGCAAAACCAAAATCctgagaatagaaaaaaaaagttgtaacaTTTCACTGAAAAGCAATAAATACAATATAACTGAAAGCAATTTCCAGAGGGGCCCTGTGGCTTAGCTGGTCAAAGCGCCTGTCTAGTAAACAGGAGAtcctgggttcgaatcccagcggGGCCTTGGTTGTTAAGTTTTGTGTTTTCAATGGtgttccccccacacacactggtgTGCGTTTCAATGACTGCATCACAAGGATTgggatgaaagaaaaaataaaaatgagcattTCTGTAGCTGATTGGGGGTTTGCTGAGAGTTGGTGGTCACCAAGGTAGTCCTGCATGACGGGAGGGAGAGGTCTCCGGTCTTGCAAGCCTGAGGTAGCCAGACATCTCAGCTAAATGatgggtattattattattattattattattgtcataaGAAGAATTAGTAAACTGCCCTTTAAGATCAAATAAGTAAGTCCCCTTTGCCCAGAGAAAGGGCCCTAACCAGTGGGACCGTGACTAAGGGATGGCAGGGGAAGCCTGGGCTAACCCTGCCAGGCCTGGGTTCCCACCTCAGAGCTGTGACCCAAATACAGCTACAGAAAATGGGTCAAGAACCTTGAAATATTTATTCCATTAGCAAATAATCTCAACACAAATTTTTCAAATGCTTCATTATTCACTTTTCCAGAGATAACAGTGATGAACACGTGCATGTTGACGTATTACTAATAGGGTGACGTTCTGCCTATGGCTTCCCAAGACTAATCCTAAAGAAAAGTGTCAATTTCTCCAAAATGTGAAAATGTATCAAGGAGACCAAAGCTTGGATACGAATTTTATATTCCttggttgggttttgttttgtttccttttgtgtttgtttataaATATCTGAAAGTAAAAAGCTATCAAGTGGGCTAAAATTTAAGAAAGTCTGCTCAattttggtgaatttttttttctttcctttattgcCACCTTCCCCCACAATACAGAGTATTTATTTTGTCTATTTGGTCTTTGTCTGTGTAATCTGCTCAAATGGCAAGTATTTTGCATTTAAGCAGAACATGGCTTGTGCTAGCTTTATTGTAGCCTCAGTCACATAGGGAACAAAAGTTTCTCACTTAGGAATAAACTCGGTCTCTTTACAATCACATTCCTCTGCTCGATTACTTTTGggtctttctttctcactttgaAACAAGCAGCCACGTACTTTCTCAACCAGCCCGTTAGCTGACTCTTACTCTTCGGGTTCCAATATCCCCATGATTTCCCATGATTTTTCCCCAAAACCAAATACTAAGTCTAAAATTCTCATAAAAAtttgggccaaaaaaaaaaaaaaaaaaaaaaggcactaaaATCTATGTTCAAGTTTGCTATAAGGGACTccagaaaatctttttttgttgttgttgtttgtttcaccttggggaaaaaaacaataaaataggtACTAGAAAGAATCAGGTTCAATCAGTATGTTACCATCAGACAAAGAGTAAATTAAAAGATtccaggaggaaagagagggggaggtGGGGTTTTCGTCTCCCTTAGTCTCTGGTTACATTTTCAGGCGTGTGTGTTGTTGATGTAGCTATTTCAGAATTTATGGGCCAAGCAGGAGTTTCCTAGAGATTTTCCGTGGTCCTCATGGTCACGTGTCCACCAGAGTCCTATGGTGACCTGTCCCAGCAGGAGGCATTTCTCACTCATCAct from Ochotona princeps isolate mOchPri1 chromosome 1, mOchPri1.hap1, whole genome shotgun sequence encodes:
- the LOC101522990 gene encoding histone H2A type 1-H, with product MSGRGKQGGKARAKAKTRSSRAGLQFPVGRVHRLLRKGNYAERVGAGAPVYLAAVLEYLTAEILELAGNAARDNKKTRIIPRHLQLAIRNDEELNKLLGKVTIAQGGVLPNIQAVLLPKKTESHHKAK
- the LOC101523235 gene encoding histone H2B type 1-H, with amino-acid sequence MPDPAKSAPAPKKGSKKAVTKAQKKDGKKRKRSRKESYSVYVYKVLKQVHPDTGISSKAMGIMNSFVNDIFERIAGEASRLAHYNKRSTITSREIQTAVRLLLPGELAKHAVSEGTKAVTKYTSSK